CCGCTGTTTGGGGCGGTTCGTCAAATAGGAGAGAGAGGAGGCGAGGCTCGTGCTGAAGTTCATCATCAAGAGGCTCCTGATGGCCATCCCCGTGCTGCTCGGCGTGTCCATCATCGTGTTCCTCATCATGCGAGCCTTCTCGCCCGACCCCGCTGGCGTGGTCTTGGGCGACCACGCCACGCAGGAGGCGATCAACGAGTGGCGCGAGGAGTACGGCCTTAACAAGCCGATGCTCGAGCAGTACTGGGACTTCCTGTGGGGTGCGCTGCACGGCGATTTCGGCATGTCGTACTACACGCACACGCCCGTGGCCGACGAGATATTCAAGCGCTTCCCGGCGACGATCGAGCTCGCCTTGTTCGCCATCCTCATAGCCGCGATCGTGGGCATCACGCTCGGCGTGCTGGCGGCAACGCACAAGGACAAGATCGTCGACCGCATCACGATGCTGCTCGCCCTGGCCGGCGTCTCGATGCCCGTGTTCTGGATCGGTATCCTGTTCATCATCTTCTTTGCAGGCACGCTGCACATCCTGCCGAGCACGGGCCGCATCGACCCCATCATGCAGCCGACGGGCGGAACGGGCTTCTATTTGATCGACACGCTCGCCAAGGGAGACTTCCAGGCGTTCGGTAATGCGATACAGCACCTCATCCTGCCCGCCCTTGCCCTGTCGCTGTACTCCATGGCCATCATCGCCCGCATGACGCGCTCGAGCATGCTTGAGTCGCTCTCTGAGGACTATGTGCGGACGGCCCACGCCAAGGGCCTGCGCGCCGGCCGCGTCGTGCGCCACCACGCGCTGCGCAACGCCATGCTGCCGGTCACGACGATCATTGGCCTGCAGCTCGGCGGCCTCATGGGCGGCGCCATGCTCACGGAGACCGTCTTTGCCTGGCCGGGCGTCGGCAAGTACGCCGTCGACTCCATCGTGAAGTCGGACTTCCCCGTCGTACAGGGAACGGTGCTGCTCACGGGCGTCATCTTCATCGTGATGAACCTGCTCGTTGACGTCATCTACGCCTATCTTGACCCGCGCATCAAGTACTCGAAGGAAGAGGGGTGAGAGCGATGGCAGCTACCGAAAGCCCCGCGCCCCAGTCTGCCGAGCTCGCGGTCAACGCCCGCGTCACGGGCAAGGCGGAGTCGCCCTGGCATGCTATGTGGGTGAACCTGCTGCACAACAAGGCAGCCATGGTCAGCCTCGTCGTTATCGTGCTGTTGGCGCTCATCGCCATCGTCACGACAGCGTTCCCGCAGGTGCTTCCCTACGACCCCTACGAGCAGGACCTGTCCGCGTCGTTCCAGGCCCCCAGCGCCGAGCACTGGGCGGGCACCGACCAGCAGGGCCGCGACATCTTCTCGCGCATCCTTGTCGGAACGCGCATCTCCCTGGTGTGCGGCCTGCTCGCCGTGTCCATCTCGCTCGTCATCGGCGTGGCGCTCGGTGCCATCGCTGGCTACAAGGGTGGCTGGGTCGACACGCTTATCATGCGCATCATGGACATGATGCTCGCCATTCCCTCGCTGCTGCTGGCAATCGCGCTCATGGCGGCCCTGGGCAAGGGCATCGACAAGGCGGTCATCGCCATCGGCATCGTGTCCATCCCGGAATACGCCCGCATCGTCCGCTCGCAGATCCTGTCGGTGAAGAGCAACGACTATGTGGCTGCGGCGCGCGTCATCGGCGACTCCGACGCCGTCATCATCTTCCGCCACGTGTTGCCCAACGTCGTGCCCAGCATCATCGTGCGCGCCACGCTCGGCATCTCCGGCGCCATCCTCGACTGCGCCGCGCTCGGCTTCCTCGGTCT
This genomic window from Coriobacteriia bacterium contains:
- a CDS encoding ABC transporter permease; the protein is MAATESPAPQSAELAVNARVTGKAESPWHAMWVNLLHNKAAMVSLVVIVLLALIAIVTTAFPQVLPYDPYEQDLSASFQAPSAEHWAGTDQQGRDIFSRILVGTRISLVCGLLAVSISLVIGVALGAIAGYKGGWVDTLIMRIMDMMLAIPSLLLAIALMAALGKGIDKAVIAIGIVSIPEYARIVRSQILSVKSNDYVAAARVIGDSDAVIIFRHVLPNVVPSIIVRATLGISGAILDCAALGFLGLGVQPPAAEWGDMLGRGRSYIFMAPWTMIYPGLAITIAVLAFNILGDGIRDALDPKSRKR
- a CDS encoding ABC transporter permease: MLKFIIKRLLMAIPVLLGVSIIVFLIMRAFSPDPAGVVLGDHATQEAINEWREEYGLNKPMLEQYWDFLWGALHGDFGMSYYTHTPVADEIFKRFPATIELALFAILIAAIVGITLGVLAATHKDKIVDRITMLLALAGVSMPVFWIGILFIIFFAGTLHILPSTGRIDPIMQPTGGTGFYLIDTLAKGDFQAFGNAIQHLILPALALSLYSMAIIARMTRSSMLESLSEDYVRTAHAKGLRAGRVVRHHALRNAMLPVTTIIGLQLGGLMGGAMLTETVFAWPGVGKYAVDSIVKSDFPVVQGTVLLTGVIFIVMNLLVDVIYAYLDPRIKYSKEEG